Proteins found in one Zea mays cultivar B73 chromosome 1, Zm-B73-REFERENCE-NAM-5.0, whole genome shotgun sequence genomic segment:
- the LOC103634619 gene encoding uncharacterized protein yields MAASRRAAAAMLCLAVAVAAVLAAEKSGAEAERPGCFCDCMKNRCMTLGASAADKFDCAAACTEGCAQIGQPGQPRADDFCGF; encoded by the coding sequence ATGGCCGCGTCCAGAAGAGCGGCGGCGGCTATGCTGTGCCTGGCCGTGGCGGTTGCCGCGGTCCTGGCGGCGGAGAAGAGCGGGGCGGAAGCGGAACGGCCGGGATGCTTCTGCGACTGCATGAAGAACCGGTGCATGACCCTCGGCGCGAGCGCGGCGGACAAGTTCGACTGCGCGGCCGCCTGCACCGAGGGCTGCGCGCAGATCGGTCAGCCGGGCCAGCCCAGGGCCGacgacttctgcggtttctga